ctaataaaattaatttgtttgtGCTTTACAGAAACtgttaaatatttgcaaactcctCTCAGCCTCTGATTTATACCTTCCACTCTCCTAGTCTTTTCCACCACCTCAAGTCAGCAGCTCTGTACCTTTGGAAAAGTCATATGATTTCTTGaatcctcagtctcctcatctgtaaaatgagactgCTACTCATTTCTGCTTCATAAGGTCCTTATGGGGGTTACACCTTAGACATTGTAAAGTACTTTGTACTTTTTCTGACACATGGTTATCCTGCAGTACATTGGAGTAAAAGGcttctctgagattttttttttttcttcctaaaaaaaaaagtctgggcagcacatggtggctcatgcctgtaatcccagaacttgggagacggaggtgggaggatcatttgagtcctggggtttgaggccagcctaggcaacatagtgagaccttgtctctacacaaaataaaaaaattagctgggcatggtcacactcaccagtggtcccagctacttgggaggctgaggtgggaggatcctttgagctcaggaagttgaggctatagtaagccataatcacaccacaggtgacagagcaagaccctgtcttaaaaaaaaaaaaaaaatccggggccgggcgcggtggctcatgcctgtaatcccagcactttgggaggccgaggcgggcggatcacaaggtcaggagatcgagaccatggtgaaaccccgtctctattaaaaatacaaaaaattagccgggcgcggtggcgggcgcctgtagtcccagctactcaggaggctgaggcaggagaatggcctgaacccaggaggcggagcttgcagtgagccaagatcgcgccactgcactccagcccaggggacagagtgagactccgtctcaaaaaaaaaaaaaatcggaaaaATTCTAGCACTTGATCTAAAAGTAAGATAAAGATGaattgtaggccaggtgtggtggctcacacctgtaatcctggcactttgggcagccgagaTGGGCGGGTCATCTGAGgatgggagttcgagactagcctggccaacatagtgaaaccccggctctactaaaaatacaaaaattaactgggcgtggtggcatgtgcctgtagtctcagctactattGCTGCTTTAGTACTGGAGTTAGGGCATTGCTGCATGGCTTTTAGAAGGCCTATAGGAAGGAATATCTTCTGATTTATGGAGCAACAAGACTTGGGTTGATTTACTGAGCTAAAATAATGATCACCCTCTCCCCATAGTTGATGTTCAGGTCAAACTCCTTAGTACTGtgctctttctgtcttcctttttcccttccagGTGAGCTCCAGAAGCTGGGAATCAAATGCTTTTACCATAATGCTGATCTGGTGAGTTGGGCCGACGTGATATTCCTCTGCTGCTTGCCATCTCAGCTGCCTAATATCTGCGTAGAAATTCACACCAGCCTTGAGAAGACCAGCATTGTGTACAGCTTTGTAGCTGCCGTCCCACTACCCAGGTATCTTGTTAGGGTGAGAACGGAACTGGCACAACTGTTCTGTCTCCCTGTTTCTGACTTCTGCCTCCCACCTCCACTGTAGCCTGTACCTCTTAGAGCTGGTCATTTCTAGTAAAAAGGGGGAAGCAACTTTATCTGTAGAAGAACATAGTTAGCCAATCTTTTTTGTAACTTCCCTGCTTACCCACAAATAGTACCCACAAACCATTGTTGTTGCTGTACAAAGATTTACAATGGCAATAAAACATTTATTCCCATTACTTGAACACTGAAGTATTCTCCTTGTGCATCAATGAGAAGAGAAATCATCAGTCAATAACATGAAAAGCTACTGAAAGTATATGTCAAGTATTATTTCTGCACACTTAGTttctagcccagtgcctggcacataacattCAATAAGTAAGGATTTGTACATTATCTGACACATGGTTATCCTGCAGTACATTGGAGTAAAAGGcttctctgagattttttttttcttcctaaaaaaaaaagtctgggcagCACATGGTggctccatccatccatccagcacATCCATTAGGTGGATGAACGGTCCAATTAATTAGTGTTCTCAGCACAGACCCAGACCCGCATTTATCTCTGAGCTGTGTGGGGGAGTCTGTTTATGGGTTGGATGTAAACACAGTGGGTTATGTGGTCATTTATTCCAGTCCTGGCATTGCACTCCTTGTCTTGGCTTTACTTCCAGGTTGAAACTACTGTTGAACCACACCAATATCTTGCGGCCTCAGTATCAGTATGGTGAAGATTCTGTCAGCATCTGGGGGGCCAATAAGAAAGTCATAGCTGCTCTCCAAGATCCTACGATTCTTCAAGCTACCTGTCCCTACAGTCCTGCTGGTCATGGCTCAACATATTTCTGGCattcttttgaaaattactttCCTTTTGGCCCATTGCTATCttattaaatctctctctctctctctctctctctctctctgtgtgtgtgtgtgtttgtgtgtgtgtgtgtgtaaggctTGACAAGGTACTGCAGGAGAACTACTTAGGAAGAGCTGAGAAGCCTGATCATTTGGACTTCTTAAGGACAAACTAAAAACCAAAAGAGGAGATAGCTTATTTCAATAGGAGGATGTAATGTTGGACTAAAATGGCTTTTCCCTGTTTTAATCTTGCAGTTTTCCCCAGTTCCTTCTCCTTATTAGCAACGACTATTCTAGAGACACTTTTTGCCATTAGCAATGTCTACGTTAGTCATATCTGTCCGCCTTTGGGATGGTCAACACACGATATGTTATAAAGGGCACAAGTAGGGCTTGTTTATCTTGTGGTTCATATTACCAACCTGTCTTGGAAAAAAGGTGGCTATTTAAAAAGGTGGCTATTCACTGTCGGGGGTTTATTCTAGGTTCTCTGCAACTCATTTTTGGTGGTGCTAACTGGTATTTACCTTCTCACTGATGTGTAGGGGGAATAATCCTCAAGATCAAGTGGTTGGAGGGAGTGTTTTATGCGGCCCTAAACATATGCACAGCAAGAAACATGGCCCACTCCCAAGTGCTGCAGCTTCTGAGTGAACTCTTTCTCTCCGTGCACTTTGAAGACTGTGGGAAAGACATATCATCTTGCCCAAAGTTTCAATTAACAGATTTTGTCAGCAAAGCCTATGGCAAGAACTTGTCTCGGGAAAGGTAAGGGCATCAGACAACTGGCCATTCTCATTTCTCCCAGACTCTGCTTAgttaatgcttttttcttttatcctttcatGTTCTCTTTAAACACTGATAAAAATCATACCTTTCTGTAAAGAATTTCAAAGAGTGGAAAAGTAAATGTCGTCCTTTGCCTTCCAAATCCTGTTTCATAGATTTCACCTctaacagtttttatattttttttttttttttttttttttttttttttttgagacggagttttgctctgtcgcccgagctggagtgcagtggccagatctcagctcactgcaagctccgcctcccgggtttacgccattctcctgcctcagcctccggagtagctgggactacaggcgcccgccacctcgcccagctagttttttgtatttttagtagagacggggtttcaccgtgttagccaggatggtctcgatctcctgacctcgtgatctgcccgtctcggcctcccaaagtgctgggattacaggcttgagccaccgcgcccggccgcagtttttatatttttatctatgcATTTACAAAGATTTATATTGTTATAATGTATATGCATATCTATTCCTATATATACAGTGTTAGACACGTGGGAACTATGTATTCTGCTTTTGTACTTACTGTATCACAGCTACCATTCTATGTTAGTACAATCATAGCTACTTCATTTATGAGCAGCTACCTAGGTGTCCACCAGacacatttatttcattaaatttattcacCCTGTTTCACTTGATAGAGATGTAGTTCCTCCTCCTATCCCCAATTTTGCATTATGGgctacttttacattttttttttttgagacagtcttgctctgtcacccaggctggagtgcagtggcgcaatctcggctcactgcaacctctgccttccgggtttaagtgattcaagtgcctcagcctcctgagtagttgggattacaggagtgtgccatcacgcctcgctaatttttgtattttttttttttttttttttgagacagagtctcgctctgtcgcccgggctggagtgcagtggccggatctcagctcactgcaagctccgcctcccgggtttaggccattctcctgcctcagcctcccgagtagctgggactacaggcgaccgccacctcacccggctaattttttgtattttttagtagagacggagtttcaccatgttagccaggatggtctcgatctcctgacctcgtgatccgcccatctcggcctcccaaagtgctgggattacaggcttgagccaccgcgcccggcctgatttttgtatttttagcagagacagggtttcgccatgttggccaggctggtctccaactcttgacctcaagtgatccacccgccttggcctaccaaagtgctgggattataggcgtaagccactgcgcccggcctgctttgAACATTCCTGTACTTTGCGCACTTGGACCAGTATTTTGGTGGCATATGTGAAAGAATCTCTGGGTCAAaggttatacatattttatatttgataggTGTTCCCAAATTGCTCGTAAAAAATGTGGTACttgtttacatttctaccaacagcaTAGGAGGGTGCCACTTCTCTATTTGATAactatcaaataaatatttttgatctttGATAATCTAATATGGAAAGATTATTGCTCTTATTACTAGTGACTTCCATGTCACTAGATCCACTGGATGCTTtaaactctttttcttccttaattatTGAACATGCCATCCTTCTTGAAGCAGTCTCTTCTCTAGGCTGACATGATCCCTCCCgttctcattttcttcctgacTCCCCGGCCCCTCCTTTGCTAGCTCCTCCTCTGCCTCACCCTTCAATCCGGGTGTTTTCAGGGCTCTATCCTaggcctttttcttttcatgcTATACTTCTTTTCATTCTATACTTTGTTCCTGGTGATCTTTTCCACTTTGGGGACTTAGGTTGCCATCTTTACACTGACCATCTCTAGCCTAAATGTCAATGCTATGCCTAGGTAACAGTGTATTCACCATCTCCACTCAAACTCACCATGTCCAAAAACATACCTGCTCTTCTAATGTTTCTTACCTAATTATATGCTGCTTCACCAAGTTGTTCAAATCAGAACCCTAGAAATAATCCTAGATTCTTCTTCCCCTCTTATCTTTTGTATTCCAATCAGTCATCAATGGACAGTTtatgcctggctaggttttttattatttgtagagactggggtctCACTTTTTCGCCCAagcttgaattcctgggctcaagcaatcctcccgcctcagcctcccagattgctgggattacaggattgagtcACCTCGCCTGgtctcttagttattttaaattcccagtCTGATTATTCCAATATTCCTCCTATATGTGGTTCTGATGCTTGTTCTGGCTTTTCAAAGTGTGGgttttggtggttttttgtttgttttttgcctttagtATGCCTGTTAACTTTTTCTTGATAGTCAGACACGATGTACCAGGTATAAAGAACTGCTCTAAATaggccccccccccttttttttttgagacagagtcttgccctgtcacccaggctggagtgcaatagcacgatctcagctcactgcaacctccgcctccctagttcaaacgattctcctgcctcagcctcctgagtagccgggattacatgtgcccaccaccacacccagctaatttttgtatttttagtagagatggggtttcaccatgttggccaggctggtctcaaacccctgacactgtgatctgcctgcctcggcctcccagaatgctgggattacaggcgtgagccatcgcactcaGCCTGTAAATAGGCCTTTAATAATGTAGTCAGGAGTTGAGGAGGGGAAGTGTTCTATAGTCCTATAAGTAGGTCTGTCTTTGAGTGAGCCTGTGCtctggactgtgaacttcacaaGTGTTTCTCaggttttttctccttcttcagtGGAACAGGATGGCTAAAGTGGGCTGGAGTTGAGGAGCCCACTGCTCCTTCCACGTGGAAGGGCAGACCTGATTGGAACTGGCTATTTCTCCTCCCCCAGGTCAGTCAGGCTCAGATAAAACCCCAGAAGGTTTGGCTCTGGTTAAATAGTTTCTCTCAAGGGCAGACCTTGCTAAGAACAGAATGCtctggcatatttcaaaatggttccttttcctctccctctgatGGAAGCACGAggggatttttgtatttttggtagagatggggtttcgtcctgttgcccaggctggtctcaaacacctgagctcaagcagcccacttgccttggcctcccaaagtgctaggattacaggcatgagccactgcacccagcctactttttAATCTATATAGCTAAAGAGGCTATCTTAAAAGCAGTAAGACTTCTTCCTTGCTTAATGTCCACGATCTTCTTATGTATGTTCTTTCTAAATTCAAGAAAAATGTTCTGCAAAGGGTGTCAATGtcaatattataataattctgTAATTATGAATTCCTCTCCAAACGCACTTAGAGAAATGTACATAAGTGTGAGAAATCACCATTAAGTACACTTAAATCTACGCATTGACTAGTTCTAGCTGAATTTCTAGTTTATGAAAAGGTCATGaggaaaactttctttaaaagatGTGTTTAACAGCCAAATCAGATATACTGAACAGACATAAAAAAgtaacaatttttctttcatctcagGCCTTTCCCCTGGTTTGATCTGACTGCTGTGCAACTCAAGGAAACTCCGTGTAGCCAGCATCTCTCAAGCAGTCCTGTTCTCCAAGACCACCTTACCCATCTGTACTGTGCTTCATTTGGCATCTCCCTAACCAAAGAACAGCCAGTCGTTTCCACAGGCTCTCCATCCCAATAAGAGAACTCGGGAATCAGGATTTGTTCCCACTCACAGATTTTCCCTACAATA
This window of the Piliocolobus tephrosceles isolate RC106 unplaced genomic scaffold, ASM277652v3 unscaffolded_29841, whole genome shotgun sequence genome carries:
- the LOC111521502 gene encoding NADP-dependent oxidoreductase domain-containing protein 1, whose translation is MFRSNSLVLCSFCLPFSLPGELQKLGIKCFYHNADLVSWADVIFLCCLPSQLPNICVEIHTSLEKTSIVYSFVAAVPLPRLKLLLNHTNILRPQYQYGEDSVSIWGANKKVIAALQDPTILQATCPYSPAGGIILKIKWLEGVFYAALNICTARNMAHSQVLQLLSELFLSVHFEDCGKDISSCPKFQLTDFVSKAYGKNLSRERPFPWFDLTAVQLKETPCSQHLSSSPVLQDHLTHLYCASFGISLTKEQPVVSTGSPSQ